Proteins encoded in a region of the Pigmentiphaga litoralis genome:
- a CDS encoding DsbA family oxidoreductase — protein sequence MSDLLDVHITYDFVCPWCWIGHHHLRSALAQTGMADRVALHFHPFELNPGLPPEGIARRDYRTRKFGSWERSQALDAQVARAGEKAGAVFAFDKMEVTPNSRLAHRLIRFAESQGNAAQRVQLHDAIYSAYFQEGRNIGSPDVLADIAEKQGYDVVAVRAFLAGNEGEAEVVAEETQAHQDGIDAVPHFRVGWNDVSGAQPPAVLAQLLMAGR from the coding sequence ATGTCCGATCTGCTCGATGTCCATATCACCTACGACTTTGTCTGCCCCTGGTGCTGGATTGGCCATCACCACCTGCGTTCGGCGTTGGCGCAGACCGGCATGGCCGATCGGGTCGCCCTGCACTTCCATCCTTTCGAGTTGAACCCCGGCCTTCCCCCTGAAGGCATTGCCCGGCGTGACTACCGCACGCGCAAGTTCGGCAGCTGGGAACGGTCGCAGGCGCTGGACGCGCAGGTTGCACGCGCGGGTGAAAAAGCAGGCGCCGTGTTTGCGTTCGACAAGATGGAGGTCACGCCCAACTCAAGGCTGGCGCACCGCTTGATCCGCTTTGCCGAATCGCAAGGGAATGCAGCGCAGCGGGTGCAGCTGCATGATGCGATCTACTCGGCGTACTTCCAGGAAGGCCGCAACATCGGCAGCCCCGACGTGCTTGCAGACATCGCAGAAAAGCAGGGCTATGACGTGGTGGCGGTGCGGGCTTTTCTGGCGGGAAATGAAGGGGAAGCCGAGGTGGTGGCCGAGGAAACCCAGGCGCACCAGGACGGCATCGATGCCGTGCCGCACTTTCGTGTCGGCTGGAATGACGTCAGTGGCGCGCAGCCGCCGGCGGTGCTGGCGCAGTTGTTGATGGCCGGGCGATAG
- a CDS encoding flavin reductase family protein — translation MHFYEPAQGHRLPHDPFNAIVGPRPIGWVSSRSTQGVLNLAPYSFFNAFNYTPPIVGFASIGSKDSLHNIEATGEFCWNLVTRPLVERMNATSAMVAPDVDEFALAGLTPAASQVVGVPRVAESPVSFECRLSQLIQLQSAAGEKVETWLVLGEVVGIHIAPSSLREGIYDTAHAGHVLRAGGPADYFEVLPEGLFKLRRPK, via the coding sequence ATGCACTTCTATGAACCCGCGCAGGGCCACCGGCTGCCGCATGATCCGTTCAACGCCATCGTCGGCCCCCGTCCCATCGGCTGGGTCTCGTCGCGATCGACGCAAGGCGTACTGAACCTGGCGCCCTACAGTTTCTTCAACGCGTTCAACTACACGCCGCCGATCGTGGGCTTTGCCAGCATCGGGTCCAAAGACAGCCTGCATAACATCGAAGCCACCGGCGAGTTCTGCTGGAATCTGGTGACCCGTCCGTTGGTCGAGCGCATGAATGCGACGTCGGCGATGGTCGCGCCCGACGTCGACGAGTTTGCGTTGGCGGGCCTGACCCCGGCTGCGTCGCAAGTCGTGGGCGTACCCCGAGTCGCCGAAAGTCCGGTGTCCTTCGAATGCCGGCTGTCACAACTGATCCAGTTGCAGAGTGCGGCAGGCGAGAAGGTCGAGACCTGGCTGGTGCTGGGTGAAGTGGTCGGTATCCACATCGCGCCGTCCAGCCTGCGGGAAGGCATCTACGACACGGCCCATGCCGGCCACGTGCTCCGTGCGGGCGGTCCGGCGGACTATTTTGAAGTCCTGCCCGAAGGTCTGTTCAAGCTGCGCCGGCCCAAGTGA